One Leptospira wolbachii serovar Codice str. CDC genomic region harbors:
- a CDS encoding right-handed parallel beta-helix repeat-containing protein, giving the protein MKQTKKILLGISIAVFITLGMNHCSSEDPANSAFVHVTMMDNAFHPPVIRTFKGGKIRFVNEGNNPHNAISITKDWSTEKTFGNLAMFRGAHTDVFFPEEGVFPYFCSFHASPDGKIGMTGVAVIGDASYNPQTNITKSKISKKWSGVTRKVPAQYKTIQNAVDAALPGDLVLIAKGVYKEEVTVTTPSIVIRGEDRNETIIDGEFLRGNGIMIVGADGVAVENLTTRNATLNGVYWTGVKGYRGSYLTAYNNGDYGIYAFDSVDGLMEHSYASGSPDSGFYIGQCNPCNAIINDVISENNALGYSGTNSSGNLYLLSSIWRKNQLGIGPNTLDRELLPPQKQIVVKKNIVYDNNNTNAPSKKLEYPSIGNGIALLGALENLVEDNLVFNHKNYGILVTMNIDENIWISNNNVVRNNKVYHSGRGDIALSGPVNVGNCFEGNSYGVSSPPLLETLQSCTGIRYPHTGDMSSSIGLLALFVQANLREFVLGSYQNQPVPPSQMNMPKESLGNIVPAHDVFEANKGLITSAELPKLSQAEFDSATNKMYTSGWRVHFPGTLKTWYFHIMGYLLPFAIFAAWTGLAILDRFSAKGSKLDYYFWLILLVPFIGSLVSLYSKESKISKAVRNTVVIGGIFLFLTILAYAGYAMTAVTEPSVT; this is encoded by the coding sequence ATGAAACAGACCAAAAAGATTTTATTAGGAATCTCAATTGCCGTATTCATAACACTTGGTATGAATCATTGCAGTTCGGAAGATCCTGCCAATTCGGCGTTTGTCCACGTTACTATGATGGACAATGCCTTTCACCCGCCAGTCATTCGAACCTTTAAGGGCGGAAAAATTCGATTTGTGAACGAAGGAAACAACCCTCACAATGCGATCTCTATTACCAAAGATTGGTCTACAGAGAAAACATTTGGAAATTTGGCGATGTTTCGTGGTGCACATACGGATGTGTTCTTTCCAGAAGAAGGTGTCTTTCCTTATTTCTGTTCCTTCCATGCCTCACCTGATGGCAAAATCGGAATGACCGGTGTTGCGGTGATTGGAGATGCGAGTTATAATCCGCAGACGAACATAACAAAATCAAAGATATCAAAAAAATGGTCAGGGGTAACTCGTAAAGTTCCTGCTCAATACAAAACCATTCAGAATGCGGTGGATGCAGCATTACCTGGAGACTTGGTACTTATTGCGAAAGGAGTTTATAAGGAAGAAGTCACAGTCACTACTCCTTCGATTGTGATTCGTGGGGAAGACCGCAATGAGACCATTATCGATGGGGAATTCCTTCGTGGAAACGGAATTATGATTGTAGGAGCTGATGGAGTTGCTGTAGAAAACCTAACAACAAGAAATGCTACACTGAATGGTGTGTATTGGACGGGAGTGAAAGGATACCGCGGATCGTACTTAACGGCTTATAACAACGGAGATTACGGAATCTATGCATTTGATTCTGTTGATGGACTTATGGAACATTCCTATGCTTCTGGATCTCCTGACTCTGGGTTTTATATTGGACAGTGTAACCCATGTAATGCGATTATCAATGATGTCATTTCTGAGAACAATGCACTTGGTTATTCTGGAACCAATTCAAGTGGAAACTTATACCTTTTGTCTTCTATTTGGAGAAAAAATCAATTGGGTATTGGTCCAAATACATTGGATAGAGAATTACTTCCTCCACAAAAACAGATAGTGGTGAAGAAAAATATTGTTTATGATAATAACAATACAAATGCTCCTTCTAAAAAATTGGAATACCCATCGATAGGTAATGGTATCGCTTTACTCGGAGCCTTAGAAAATTTGGTGGAAGACAACTTAGTTTTTAATCATAAGAACTATGGAATTTTGGTAACGATGAATATCGACGAAAACATTTGGATTTCCAATAACAACGTCGTTAGAAACAATAAGGTATACCATTCTGGTAGGGGAGATATTGCTCTCAGTGGACCTGTGAATGTGGGAAACTGTTTTGAAGGAAACTCTTATGGCGTGTCAAGCCCACCACTCCTAGAAACCCTTCAGTCTTGCACAGGCATTCGTTATCCTCATACGGGAGATATGTCTTCAAGTATAGGATTGTTAGCCTTATTTGTTCAAGCAAACCTTCGGGAATTTGTACTCGGTTCTTATCAAAACCAACCAGTCCCACCTTCCCAAATGAATATGCCGAAAGAGAGTTTGGGTAACATAGTTCCTGCTCATGATGTTTTTGAAGCAAACAAAGGTTTGATTACGTCTGCGGAGCTACCGAAACTCAGCCAAGCGGAATTTGATTCTGCAACGAACAAAATGTACACATCCGGATGGAGAGTTCATTTTCCTGGCACTTTGAAAACATGGTATTTCCATATTATGGGTTATTTGTTGCCGTTTGCCATTTTTGCAGCTTGGACGGGTCTTGCTATCTTGGATCGATTCTCCGCCAAAGGTTCTAAGTTGGATTATTACTTTTGGTTGATTTTACTTGTTCCGTTCATTGGATCTTTGGTTTCTTTATACTCTAAAGAATCAAAAATTTCAAAAGCCGTTCGAAACACAGTAGTGATCGGTGGTATTTTTCTTTTTTTAACCATTCTGGCTTATGCCGGTTATGCGATGACGGCGGTAACTGAACCGTCTGTAACTTAA
- a CDS encoding MacB family efflux pump subunit, which translates to MLAIEIHNLNKSYTIGNSKFSVLSGINLKIAEGEFVAIMGPSGSGKSTLLQVMGLLDHVDSGTYMLFGRRVDGESSDVLSDVRGSLIGFVFQQFHLLSKSNATQNVSLPSLYTNVDHTNERAVEQLQKVGLENRIHHTPNELSGGQQQRVAIARALLVDPPIIFADEPTGNLDSKSKIEIMLELQRLHKEGKTIVMVTHEPEMAEYCDRIIHVSDGQIVSDEGKKKKKDFDFYPKTNLKRKTGWPLFQGIFLQSLFSLSTNRLRTFLSALGILFGVVCVISVMALGEGAKKSVEEQFSSLGANLVIVRTGGMRSGGVSLEAGTVNRLDVFDVGAVAKKFPEVKQISAVVNGRGQLVYGNRNWNSYITGVSPIYETLRNLEPVEGRFFTEEENQKKALVCLVGNTVVKELYDGKNPVGTYLKINRILFRVIGLLPEKGSTGFRDQNDVVLIPLNTAMRRLLNKDAVDSLEMELEKIESSEEFTTSLKRYLHERHGTNESMGNLYQVMNMADIQSAVSETNQTMTTLLIALATVSLVVGGIGIMNIMLVSVKERTKEIGLRKALGARESDIRMQFLIESTLTSLTGGIVGLVFGILSVLFLQEYFGWSIVLSFPSIGFAFLFSISIGILFGWWPSEYAAKLSPIVALRSE; encoded by the coding sequence TTGTTAGCAATTGAGATTCATAACTTAAATAAATCCTATACCATTGGAAATTCAAAATTCTCTGTTCTTTCTGGGATCAATTTAAAGATCGCCGAAGGTGAGTTTGTTGCCATTATGGGTCCCTCAGGTTCTGGTAAATCTACATTATTACAAGTGATGGGTCTACTGGATCATGTAGATTCGGGCACCTATATGTTGTTTGGTCGTAGGGTAGATGGGGAATCTTCTGATGTGTTGTCAGATGTCCGGGGAAGCCTGATTGGATTTGTATTTCAACAATTCCATTTATTATCCAAATCTAATGCAACACAGAATGTAAGTTTACCATCCTTATACACAAATGTTGATCATACTAATGAAAGAGCAGTGGAACAACTACAAAAGGTAGGCTTGGAAAATAGAATCCACCATACTCCGAATGAATTATCTGGTGGGCAACAACAACGAGTGGCTATTGCACGAGCATTGCTTGTTGATCCCCCAATTATTTTTGCCGATGAACCTACGGGAAATCTAGATTCCAAGAGTAAAATTGAAATTATGTTGGAATTACAACGACTTCATAAGGAAGGAAAAACCATTGTGATGGTCACTCATGAGCCGGAAATGGCGGAGTATTGTGATCGTATCATCCATGTAAGTGATGGCCAGATTGTATCCGATGAAGGAAAGAAGAAAAAGAAAGATTTCGATTTTTACCCTAAGACGAATTTAAAACGCAAAACGGGCTGGCCCTTATTTCAAGGTATCTTTTTACAATCGCTATTCTCCTTGTCTACTAATCGTTTACGTACCTTTCTATCTGCCCTAGGAATTCTTTTTGGAGTTGTTTGTGTAATCTCTGTGATGGCACTCGGAGAAGGGGCCAAAAAATCCGTAGAAGAGCAGTTTTCTTCGTTAGGTGCTAACTTGGTTATTGTTCGTACAGGGGGAATGAGAAGTGGGGGAGTATCCCTCGAAGCAGGTACAGTCAATCGTTTGGATGTTTTTGATGTAGGTGCTGTTGCCAAAAAATTTCCAGAAGTAAAACAAATCTCTGCGGTTGTGAATGGAAGAGGACAATTGGTCTATGGAAATCGAAATTGGAATAGTTATATCACCGGAGTGAGTCCCATCTATGAAACACTTCGTAATTTAGAACCAGTAGAAGGTAGATTCTTTACAGAAGAAGAAAATCAAAAAAAAGCACTTGTATGTCTTGTAGGAAACACCGTCGTGAAAGAACTTTACGATGGAAAAAATCCTGTTGGTACTTACTTAAAAATAAATCGTATTTTGTTTCGAGTGATTGGCCTTCTTCCCGAAAAAGGAAGTACTGGGTTTCGTGACCAGAATGATGTGGTTTTGATTCCGCTAAATACTGCTATGCGAAGATTATTAAATAAAGATGCAGTTGATAGTTTAGAAATGGAATTAGAGAAAATCGAATCTTCCGAAGAGTTCACAACTTCATTAAAACGATATTTGCATGAGAGGCATGGAACCAATGAATCGATGGGAAATCTCTACCAAGTGATGAATATGGCTGACATCCAATCCGCTGTCTCTGAAACCAACCAAACCATGACAACACTTCTCATTGCACTAGCAACGGTTTCCCTTGTGGTAGGTGGGATTGGCATTATGAATATTATGTTGGTGTCGGTAAAGGAAAGAACCAAAGAAATCGGGCTTAGAAAAGCACTCGGTGCTAGAGAGTCAGACATTCGGATGCAATTTTTGATTGAATCTACTTTAACAAGTTTGACCGGTGGAATTGTGGGACTTGTTTTTGGAATCTTATCCGTATTATTTTTACAAGAATACTTTGGTTGGAGTATTGTTTTGTCCTTTCCTTCTATTGGATTTGCTTTTCTATTTTCCATATCGATTGGAATTTTATTTGGTTGGTGGCCTTCTGAATACGCAGCTAAATTGAGTCCCATCGTGGCGTTACGATCGGAATGA
- a CDS encoding efflux RND transporter periplasmic adaptor subunit, with product MKIKFVFITIVIVIVSVMIYLFGFGKSKSNTKLESSKVFRGDLVVTVRATGTAIPKNRLEIKPPIAGRVESILVNEGTHVGRGKIIAWMSSTERAALLDAARAKGEDELKKWEDFYKPTPVISPLRGLVIASNISPGQTVTQQDILYVLSDNLMVQAKVDETDLSKIKIGQTANVTVDSYSNTPIQAKVSHIGYEAVTENNVTMYNVDLELKIIPEYLRSGMSITIDFILSEERDVLLLPNEFVKGGSGKGKVTKKVEGELVETVVSIGNSDEQNTAILSGLTENETVYRKKKIQEEKKSNSSGPFSSPKMPKR from the coding sequence ATGAAGATTAAATTTGTATTTATTACCATTGTTATAGTCATTGTTTCTGTGATGATTTATCTATTTGGTTTTGGAAAATCAAAATCCAATACAAAATTAGAATCTTCGAAAGTGTTTCGAGGAGATTTAGTTGTTACAGTTCGAGCCACTGGTACCGCCATTCCTAAAAACCGATTAGAAATCAAACCACCCATTGCTGGACGAGTGGAATCAATTCTAGTCAATGAGGGAACGCATGTAGGGCGTGGAAAAATTATCGCTTGGATGAGTTCTACAGAAAGAGCAGCCCTTCTAGACGCGGCCAGAGCTAAAGGCGAGGATGAGTTAAAAAAATGGGAAGATTTTTATAAACCTACTCCAGTAATATCACCTTTACGCGGTTTGGTGATTGCCTCAAATATCAGTCCGGGACAAACCGTAACCCAACAAGACATACTTTATGTTCTTTCTGATAATTTGATGGTACAAGCGAAAGTGGACGAAACGGATCTATCAAAAATAAAAATTGGTCAGACTGCCAATGTCACAGTAGATTCTTATTCCAATACGCCCATCCAAGCGAAGGTATCTCATATTGGATATGAAGCTGTGACGGAAAACAATGTAACTATGTACAATGTAGATTTGGAATTAAAAATCATCCCGGAATATTTGAGAAGTGGGATGTCGATTACCATAGATTTTATCCTTTCGGAAGAGAGGGATGTATTACTGCTTCCGAATGAATTTGTAAAAGGTGGGTCTGGCAAAGGAAAAGTCACTAAAAAAGTAGAGGGTGAACTTGTGGAGACTGTAGTTTCCATTGGAAATTCTGATGAACAGAATACAGCGATTCTTTCTGGTCTTACAGAGAACGAAACGGTTTATCGGAAGAAAAAAATCCAAGAGGAAAAAAAGTCCAATTCTAGTGGCCCATTCTCTTCACCTAAAATGCCAAAGAGATAA
- a CDS encoding TetR/AcrR family transcriptional regulator, translating to MNIKLNPRKIPQQKRSIERYQKIVDTAIELLGEVGYDDLTTDLIAERSGISVGSIYQFFPNKESIIYSHAESCYFILHDHFFKLLDEELKKKKKFSPDFIEFTLQSFERTLSEVKGYRLINSILYTNQALLLLDIESNERFAKSLAKKVILPLFPKVDKKRAYYSSLMIVETVDSVFKIAQRKGKPTEKKAVIAELRNLLSVYFSSFL from the coding sequence ATGAATATAAAACTAAATCCAAGGAAAATTCCTCAACAGAAACGTTCGATTGAACGGTATCAAAAAATAGTGGATACCGCGATTGAATTGTTAGGTGAAGTTGGCTATGATGATTTGACTACGGACTTGATTGCCGAAAGGAGTGGAATTTCTGTTGGTTCCATCTATCAATTTTTCCCCAACAAAGAATCTATTATTTATTCTCATGCTGAATCGTGTTACTTTATCCTTCATGATCATTTTTTCAAACTTCTAGATGAAGAATTAAAAAAGAAAAAAAAATTCTCTCCCGATTTCATTGAATTCACTCTTCAATCTTTTGAACGGACATTGAGTGAGGTCAAAGGATATCGTTTGATCAATTCTATACTCTATACGAACCAAGCTTTGTTGTTATTGGACATTGAGAGTAATGAAAGATTTGCAAAGTCGCTCGCAAAAAAAGTAATTCTACCGTTGTTCCCTAAAGTAGATAAAAAACGCGCCTACTATAGTTCTTTGATGATTGTGGAAACGGTTGATTCTGTATTCAAAATTGCCCAAAGAAAGGGGAAACCGACCGAAAAAAAGGCAGTGATCGCAGAACTTAGGAACCTCTTGTCAGTATATTTTTCCTCCTTCCTTTGA
- a CDS encoding TolC family protein → MSGLVTLSAKPVQVKELWQTALQSNPEFLSAKADYDKAFFENEKSYAAYLPTVNVLASARQSSANFSGSGTVNDPLINGANSGSNTTQTSSSGESRPTAINRYSVGLSTNQNLFAGFRDKSGIDKTEALLQAAKQTLHDSRLKVCFELKSGYAQMLYAKELHQLSEKIKDRRTKNRDLVKLRYEVGREHKGSFLLSESFVKQSEFEVSSAFRLFESNLNEVERVIANRLDISINSEFVYEPVMEKKYSEKEKESLLESHPSVMAEQSKVRAAQANIGVAEAGFYPDLNLSATVTRQDDVWLPKPRNYSFGLNLTYPLFNGGRDYYNVKIAKTEYEKSIHTRDSKRNTLSFSLEQSHLNFKNASEQLLVLTEFYKASEIRAMIARSQYSNGLISFENWDIIENDLINREKNLLLGKRDLSLSEATYLRNLGKCFDED, encoded by the coding sequence GTGTCTGGATTGGTAACTCTGTCTGCAAAACCGGTCCAGGTGAAGGAACTCTGGCAAACAGCCCTACAATCCAATCCAGAATTTTTATCTGCTAAGGCCGATTACGACAAAGCCTTTTTTGAAAACGAAAAAAGTTATGCGGCCTATTTACCAACTGTCAATGTTTTGGCTTCCGCTAGACAATCTTCTGCAAACTTTAGTGGCTCAGGTACTGTCAATGATCCTTTGATTAATGGGGCAAACTCGGGCTCTAATACAACACAAACATCAAGTTCAGGGGAGTCCAGACCAACAGCAATTAACCGTTATTCGGTGGGACTTAGCACAAATCAAAACTTGTTTGCTGGATTTCGAGATAAAAGTGGAATCGATAAAACGGAAGCGTTACTTCAAGCAGCAAAACAAACATTACATGACTCCAGGTTAAAGGTTTGTTTTGAATTGAAGTCGGGTTATGCACAAATGTTGTATGCAAAAGAGCTTCATCAACTATCTGAAAAAATTAAAGATAGGCGCACTAAAAATCGAGATTTGGTAAAACTTCGTTATGAAGTTGGTCGAGAGCACAAAGGTAGTTTTTTGCTGAGTGAATCCTTTGTGAAACAATCCGAATTTGAAGTATCTTCGGCTTTTCGTTTGTTTGAAAGTAATCTAAACGAAGTAGAGAGAGTGATTGCTAATCGATTGGATATAAGTATTAATTCTGAATTTGTTTATGAGCCGGTGATGGAAAAGAAATATTCAGAGAAAGAAAAAGAATCATTATTGGAATCGCATCCTTCCGTTATGGCAGAACAATCGAAAGTCAGAGCAGCTCAAGCCAACATTGGTGTAGCAGAAGCCGGTTTTTATCCTGACCTCAATTTAAGTGCCACAGTAACGAGGCAGGATGATGTTTGGTTACCAAAACCCAGGAATTATAGCTTTGGATTGAACTTAACCTATCCCTTGTTTAATGGTGGGAGGGATTATTATAATGTAAAGATTGCAAAAACTGAATACGAAAAATCCATCCACACACGAGATTCCAAAAGGAACACACTTTCGTTTTCTTTGGAGCAGTCCCATTTAAATTTTAAAAATGCTTCGGAACAATTATTGGTATTAACAGAATTTTATAAAGCTTCTGAGATTCGTGCGATGATTGCCAGATCTCAATATTCCAATGGACTGATTAGTTTTGAAAATTGGGATATTATCGAAAACGATCTAATCAATCGTGAAAAAAATCTTTTGTTGGGTAAGAGGGATCTTAGTTTATCTGAGGCTACTTACTTGCGAAATTTAGGAAAATGTTTTGATGAAGATTAA
- a CDS encoding TPM domain-containing protein: MIFSLLFFFPILIQAKDVPTLKARVMDETWTLDPGFVSALERQLKDQESKTSNQIAVLVVPSLDGEVLEEYSIKVAEEWKLGQKKKDNGVLLLIALNDRKLRIEVGYGLEGSLTDVLCHHIIEKEMKPYFKKGDFESGIQNGVNAIIDAINGSYSAPPPEDYSHLGPLSFLGEISEGQDEIPYQVKIFVSVFVLVLLGIFTYVAANAPYIGWFIYFFLFPFWSIFPAAIHGANIGASVFLTYAIGIGLYKLYHLLTPHGRRRMKKGIFGGSYRSSGGGRGWSSSSGGGSRSGGFSGGGGSFGGGGSSGSW; encoded by the coding sequence TTGATTTTTTCCCTTCTTTTCTTTTTCCCCATTCTTATCCAAGCAAAAGACGTTCCCACTTTAAAGGCCCGAGTGATGGACGAAACTTGGACTTTAGATCCTGGGTTTGTTTCCGCTTTAGAAAGACAACTCAAAGATCAGGAAAGTAAAACAAGTAATCAAATTGCCGTTCTTGTTGTCCCTTCATTAGATGGGGAGGTTTTAGAAGAATACTCAATCAAAGTTGCTGAAGAGTGGAAACTTGGTCAAAAGAAAAAAGACAATGGAGTTCTATTGTTAATCGCCTTAAATGACCGCAAATTAAGAATTGAAGTCGGATATGGATTGGAGGGAAGTTTAACGGATGTTTTGTGTCACCATATCATTGAAAAAGAAATGAAACCCTATTTTAAAAAAGGCGATTTTGAATCAGGAATTCAAAATGGTGTGAATGCGATTATTGATGCAATCAACGGTTCTTATTCGGCACCACCTCCTGAAGACTATTCTCACTTAGGTCCTCTTTCTTTTTTAGGTGAAATATCGGAGGGACAAGATGAAATTCCTTATCAGGTAAAAATTTTTGTTTCAGTTTTCGTTTTAGTTCTTTTGGGAATTTTTACATACGTAGCAGCTAACGCACCTTATATTGGCTGGTTTATTTATTTCTTTTTATTTCCCTTTTGGAGTATCTTTCCCGCTGCCATCCATGGTGCGAATATTGGTGCTTCTGTATTTTTAACTTATGCGATTGGAATAGGTCTGTATAAACTCTACCATCTTTTGACCCCTCACGGCCGCAGGAGAATGAAAAAGGGAATCTTTGGTGGATCATATCGCAGTTCTGGCGGTGGCAGAGGTTGGTCAAGTAGTAGCGGAGGGGGTTCTAGGTCAGGAGGTTTTAGTGGTGGTGGTGGGAGTTTTGGAGGGGGAGGTAGTTCCGGAAGTTGGTAA